A single region of the Podospora pseudopauciseta strain CBS 411.78 chromosome 1, whole genome shotgun sequence genome encodes:
- the NIT8 gene encoding Molybdopterin synthase catalytic subunit (EggNog:ENOG503P48G; COG:H), which produces MTLCLHGVAHYSCAPTMTTQDQVNPPPPEGESSISLPGIYVSLTDFPLDILSIMDKVRSPEAGAIVTFAGTTRNNFASKPVTSLTYTSYRPLALQTLSFIASSLLTKHALKGIAIVHRLGTVPIGEESILIAVSSAHRKAAWLAGEEALEECKEKVEVWKREEFKDGGVWRANRDGHQGAEVKEGSKGEEKGRGFACWDLACNDA; this is translated from the exons ATGACCCTCTGCCTCCACGGTGTGGCTCATTACAGCTG TGCACCAACGATGACAACCCAAGATCAAgtcaaccccccacccccagaGGGAGaatcctccatctccctcccggGAATCTACGTCTCCCTCACCGACTTCCCCCTCGACATCCTCTCAATAATGGACAAAGTCCGTAGCCCAGAAGCGGGCGCCATCGTCACCTTTGCCGGCACGACAAGAAACAACTTCGCCTCCAAACCCGTCACCTCCCTAACCTACACCTCGTACCGCCCCCTAGCCCTCCAaaccctctccttcatcgcCTCTTCGCTTCTGACCAAGCACGCCCTAAAAGGAATCGCCATCGTCCATCGCCTGGGCACAGTCCCCATAGGCGAGGAGAGTATCCTCATCGCGGTGAGCTCTGCCCATCGGAAGGCTGCGTGGCTCGCGGGCGAGGAGGCGCTGGAGGAGTGcaaggagaaggtggaggttTGGAAACGGGAGGAGTTtaaggatgggggggtttggagggctAATAGGGATGGGCATCAGGGggcggaggtgaaggaggggagcaAGGGCGAGGAAAAGGGAAGAGGGTTTGCATGTTGGGATTTGGCTTGTAATGATGCTTAG
- a CDS encoding hypothetical protein (EggNog:ENOG503NUA6; COG:T), with product MAPIFLSGILRRRRDEEEQLPSVDGSLEGDSSGLASLKHFEKMHRLDPNLPLDELEEVDIAIILNQQNAEKGAEIEQVLNEDNSPYPEVRATVRNFDVEMPANTVRAWVIGMLLCTIGSAVNMLLSLRNPSIMLTTFVIQLIAYPLGLCWDYVFPDRVWNVWGLKFNLRPGPFNFKEHVIIVVMSNAAYGGGALYATDVIIAQRMWYGQNFGWLWQMLFGITTLCTGYGLAGLARRFLVWPAAMIWPTDLVNCALFYTLHDHSPSDPTVTNGWSISRYKWFMIVFGGSFLWYWFPGYLFQGLSWFCWITWIWPENVVVNQLFGGYSGYGLFPITLDWSIISGYLMSPLIPPFHAIANVIGGVTVFFVFVSIGIHYSGMWYSEFLPVQNAHAYDNTGNIYNVSKILGADLQFDEAKYMAYSPLYLPTQFALAYGLSFAAVAAVITHVALYHGREIMSQWRLARQQEDDIHMRLMKKYKDAPDWWYVVLFVIMLGMSFAVVEAWDTNFPWWAYIICMLIPLVWTIPIGIVQAITNIQLGLNVLTEFIIGYMLPGRPLAMMMFKNYGYLCMSQALYFVQDMKLGHYMKVPPRTMFWSQLIASIWSAIVQIAVMNWALDTIPDICSEDQIHHWNCPSARVFYTASIVWGAIGPARMFSGTALYSSLQWFWLVGAIAPIITWFFARRYPRSLWRYVNMPLIFGGSGWLPPATVYIYYCWGIVGTAFNYLIRRKKTGWWLQYNYVTSSALDCGLIVSTLVIFFALYLSETDAPKWFGNTAVLATLDMTAKSIQKVVPKGETFGPSVWP from the exons ATGGCCCCGATATTTTTGAGTGGCATTCTTCGACGGCGGcgtgatgaggaggagcaacTGCCAAGTGTTGACGGGTCGTTGGAGGGGGACTCGAGTGGGCTGGCGTCGCTGAAGCATTTTGAGAAGATGCACCGACTGGATCCAAACCTGCCGTtggacgagctggaggaggtggatatCGCCATCATCTTGAACCAGCAAAATGCCGAGAAGGGGGCGGAAATTGAGCAGGTCTTGAATGAGGACAACTCTCCATATCCAGAA GTACGAGCCACGGTACGAAACTTCGATGTCGAGATGCCTGCGAATACGGTGCGAGCATGGGTCATTGGGATGCTTTTGTGTACGATTGGCTCCGCCGTCAATATGCTGCTGTCGCTACGAAACCCGAGCATCATGCTCACGACATTTGTCATCCAACTCATCGCCTACCCATTGGGTCTCTGCTGGGATTATGTGTTCCCGGACCGTGTGTGGAATGTATGGGGGCTCAAGTTCAACCTCAGGCCAGGACCTTTCAACTTTAAGGAGCATGTCATCATTGTGGTCATGTCAAAT GCTGCGTATGGAGGTGGCGCTTTGTATGCTACTGATGTGATCATTGCACAGCGTATGTGGTACGGCCAGAACTTTGGCTGGCTATGGCAAATGCTATTCGGCATCACGACACTTTGCACGGGTTATGGACTGGCTGGTTTGGCAAGGAGGTTCCTGGTGTGGCCTGCCGCCATGATTTGGCCGACCGATCTCGTCAACTGCGCCCTATTTTACACTCTTCATGACCACAGCCCATCCGATCCGACAGTGACGAACGGCTGGAGCATCAGCAGATACAAGTGGTTCATGATCGTGTTCGGTGGCTCGTTTTTGTGGTACTGGTTCCCAGGCTATCTCTTCCAGGGCTTGTCATGGTTCTGCTGGATCACCTGGATCTGGCCGGAGAATGTTGTGGTCAACCAGCTGTTTGGTGGATATAGCGGTTATGGACTGTTCCCCATCACTCTG GATTGGAGCATAATTTCCGGCTATCTCATGTCACCGCTTATTCCCCCATTTCACGCCATCGCCAATGTCATCGGCGGGGTCACGGTTTTCTTCGTTTTTGTGTCCATCGGGATCCATTACTCGGGCATGTGGTACTCGGAGTTCCTGCCGGTTCAAAACGCCCACGCTTACGATAACACCGGCAATATTTACAACGTTTCCAAGATTTTAGGAGCTGACCTGCAGTTCGACGAGGCCAAATACATGGCCTACTCCCCGCTTTATCTCCCTACGCAATTCGCGCTCGCCTACGGGCTTTCGTTCGCCGCGGTTGCTGCCGTCATCACACACGTCGCCTTGTACCACGGCCGCGAAATCATGTCGCAATGGAGGCTGGCCCGGCAACAAGAGGACGACATTCACATGAGGCTCATGAAGAAGTACAAGGACGCTCCGGACTGGTGGTACGTTGTGCTCTTCGTCATCATGCTCGGCATGTCTTTTGCCGTGGTCGAGGCCTGGGACACCAACTTCCCCTGGTGGGCTTACATCATCTGCATGCTCATCCCACTTGTTTGGACGATCCCCATCGGCATCGTCCAGGCTATCACCAACATTCAACTCGGCCTCAACGTCTTGACCGAGTTCATCATCGGTTACATGCTCCCCGGTCGCCCGCTCGCCATGATGATGTTCAAGAACTATGGTTATTTGTGCATGTCACAGGCGCTTTACTTTGTCCAGGATATGAAACTAGGTCATTACATGAAGGTCCCTCCCCGAACCATGTTCTGGTCGCAGCTCATCGCATCGATATGGTCCGCCATTGTTCAAATCGCCGTCATGAACTGGGCCCTGGACACGATCCCCGACATCTGCTCCGAAGATCAAATTCACCATTGGAACTGCCCAAGCGCTCGCGTCTTTTATACCGCTTCCATAGTATGGGGCGCTATTGGTCCGGCGCGCATGTTTTCTGGCACAGCGCTTTACAGCTCTCTCCAGTGGTTCTGGCTCGTCGGTGCCATtgctcccatcatcacctggTTCTTCGCCCGCCGATATCCGAGATCCCTCTGGCGGTACGTCAACATGCCGCTTATTTTCGGTGGATCAGGCTGGCTGCCACCCGCGACGGTGTATATCTACTACTGCTGGGGCATCGTGGGGACGGCCTTCAACTATCTTAtcaggaggaagaagacaggTTGGTGGTTGCAGTACAACTATGTCACTTCGTCGGCGCTGGACTGCGGGTTGATTGTGTCAACGTTGGTGATTTTCTTTGCGCTCTATCTGAGCGAGACGGATGCGCCGAAGTGGTTTGGAAACACGGCCGTGTTGGCTACTTTGGATATGACGGCGAAGTCGATACAAAAGGTTGTACCGAAGGGGGAGACATTTGGGCCGAGTGTATGGCCATAG